Within the Medicago truncatula cultivar Jemalong A17 chromosome 4, MtrunA17r5.0-ANR, whole genome shotgun sequence genome, the region TATCATTAGGCTCATACACTTGTACTTTCGTGGTCACTGAACTTGTCATACAGTTTGCCGATAATACCTTTGTGGCACAAAGGTCGGGTGACCGCTTGATTGTTTGGAGGGCTAAGATTTACTTTAGCACCTTATTTGGTGCCTTGCGACTTTTGTTGTTATATCTATAGATACTTTTGGGCGTCTTCGTTGAACCTTAGTTTCATTTTTGGACTTTTACATCCGAGAATCGGGTCTCAGTCCAGTTCAAAACATTTAccattaaatatttcaattttcattctttgtTCCAAAATGTGCACTCAATTGTTAGTTCACTCATCTTAGAAGTTAGAGTGTATCTATGAAACTACGACACAAAGTACAAGTACGATACAATTCGAATACATAGATACACAAAGTATAAGTAcatacatttttcatttttggagTATGGCTTATACTAAAGAAAAGCAATGAGTTGGATTcaaatatgatttatgataaaatattatgacGTAATTTGATTCATATAACAAACATCACTAAATGAGATAATACTCAATTGTTGTTTTTGCCGCTTACACTAAAGAAAAGACAAAGGTAACATCGTAATAGAAggatgatatttatttattaaaaaatgttaatatgtgTCCGAACATAtgttaaaaaacttaatatAGTAATATTGTtatttgggaaatgttaacttgtatccttaaaacataaattaagaaagcaaatataaaaagttttaaaaaacttatgtattcaatattttaaaagttacaaaaattatatataaaatttatttataatttcctttttaagtTCCTTAACTTGTGCCTATGTTAGGCGAACCcatatttattttgttcataaaaaatagTCCTCATTCGTTGACCCTTAAGAATTCCAGTGGCGGCCCCTACGCCGTTGGCCTTGCTTAATCTATCTTTCATCTCTCTCCATCTGTCTCCAAATAAAGCCACCTCTTCTCAActtcccttctctctctctctctctctctctctctctctctctctctctcttcatgcCCTTTGTTACTTCCTTCTCTCTAGTATTAAAACCCCACGCCACTAACAACCAACATAACCAAACTAGATAAGATCACCAAAGCCCAACCCAAAAGCCTCCACTCTCCACACTAACGAAaacaacattattaaaaaacaacaacactTCTTTGTGTTCTCTCAACACAACAagtcataaacaacaacattagTTGAATTCATTAGTTTCAAACATCATGGAGCTAGAGCTCTTGTCTTGGCTCAAActtgtttcattttctttcatatttctTCTATGTGTTCTCAAAGTAACAGTGTTACTATGGTGGAGaccaagaaaaattgaaggCTATTTTGCTAAACAAGGAATTAGAGGACCTCCTTATCATTTCTTCATTGGAAATGTTAAAGAACTTGTTGGTATGATGTTGAAAGCTTCTTCTCAACCCATGCCTAATTTCTCTCACAACATTCTTCCTAGAGTCCTTTCTTTCTATCATCACTGGAAGAAAATTTACGGTACTTAATTGTTTATTAACTCTTCTTCACTTTTTTATGTGCATATATTTAACTcttcattttgatatttatgcatacttagaaatgcattttattttaagaatatttttagTCATGACCATCATCATTAAAGTTTGGGTTGAGCAGTAgcatgatgatggtgatgatgattattatgttttcttttaccAGTTTTGCGTTACTGAATTTGAGACTTTTAAAGCCTTCAAGGACTTGTTCCTGAGATAGGGTGCTTCTTTTTTGCAACTTTTTTCAGCCTTTCTTTTTCTGAGCTACCTCCTAGCTCTTTGGTGCATGATGTTGAAGTTCCATGTTAATTTTGTACTTTAGCataatttctctctttttttttttttttatattttctttttcctctattacttttctttcaattcatcATCACTAGTcactactctctctctctctttgatctctcaacttttgtttttcttttctagcATCAAACAAAATCCAACAAGGCTTTGGGTTCAGTTTTGATGTGCTATGTAATCAGACATTTGTTTCTAACTGACTGCTCTGTAAGACTGTCAGTATTACAAACATTGTCCAtattcttaatttaatttcctctaaatatatattttttaagtcaaaataatattattaataaaaacaaataaccattctcaatcacattttttaaaggccgggatgaaaaaaattaaaattaaaattattattaataacgaCAATACTAACTAATAATCATTTTACGATTATCTCgtatataataaaatcaaactctTACCATCGAACTGACGGCTCATCGCAGTCTGATTCACTATGGAGTGTGATAATTTGTTGGCATTGAGAGTTGTCATATACTTTTGCTCTTATATCCATGTCttgtaatgttttgtttttgtatgaaAGGAATTGAATTTTGAGAATGTAGTTGTATATGTTTGGTAACCGTTTTAAAATTGACTTGTCTTCTTCCCACCACCTGCtgtctttctttctctctctcaatgTCTCTGTGATGTAGGGTCACCACTACACTATCCATATGCTTCTTCTGAAACTAATGGCTGTCATGTTTCCTGCTCCCTTCCTATTTTTGTTAACTATACACTTACTACTTGAGGGATTATGCAATCTTCCAactttgtgtaaaaaaaatataataatctcattacataattttattattaatatataaacttTGATTATGAATGAATTGATCTCTAACTATTTGATTTCATGATTTGAATAAAAAGGTGGAATGTTCCTAGTTTGGTTTGGACCCACTGTTCGTCTTACAGTGTCTGATCCAGACCTTATAAGGGAAATCTTCACATCCAAGTcagaattttatgaaaaaaatgaagcCCCCCCACTTGTGAAGCAGCTAGAAGGTGATGGTCTCCTTAGTCTTAAAGGAGAAAAATGGGCTCACCATCGCAAAATTATCTCTCCCACTTTTCACATGGAAAATCTCAAAGTAATTCATTAAATCCTACCCCCCCATACTAgtacattatttttatatatttttgtacataaaattaatttgaatggtaaaatattaaataGGATTTCGTGTACAATGTTTTTAGTTGCTGATACCGGTGATGGCAACAAGCGTGGTTGAGATGTTGGAAAAATGGTCGGAAATGAGTGACAAAGGTGAGGTGGAAATTGAAGTTTCTGAGTGGTTTCAAACCCTAACTGAAGATGTTATTACTAAGACCGCGTTTGGAAGCAGCTACCAAGATGGCAAAGCCATTTTTCACTTACAAGCCCAACAAATGATCTTAGCTGCTGATGCTTTTCAGAAAATTTTCATTCCCGGTTACAggtaaaaaactaattaattatttataatctTCTAGTTAATTATTCTATGATATGATATGGTACGTAAGAGAGTGAGTAGTAATACATCCCTTTCTATGATGTactaatattaacaaaaaattgttaaattttgtAGATTCTTTCCTACAagaaagaatataaaatctTGGAAACTGgataaagaaataaagaaatcaTTGGTGAAGCTAATAAAACGAAGGGAAGAGAATTTGAATAATGGGaatgaagaaagaattgaaaaaggtCCAAAAGATTTACTAGGACTAATGATAGAAGCTAgctccaacaacaacaacaccaatgTGACAGTGGATGATATCGTGGAAGAGTGCAAGAGCTTTTTCTTTGCAGGCAAACAAACCACATCAAACTTGCTGACGTGGACGACCATTCTCTTAGCAATGCACCCACAATGGCAAGTACAGGCACGTGATGAGGTCCTAAAGATGTGTGGGTCACGTGACCTTCCAACTAAAGATCATGTTGTAAAGCTTAAGACGGTAAGCCAAAGGCAGCCCCTCCCCACCCATCAACACTTTTATGCTACATCAGATTAATATTTGGAccccaaataaaaattatgttttgtcTCCTAGTccttatgtttatgtttttgtttgtttgtttgccACCTTTTGCTTCCTCTTACCCCTTGTGAAGGGAACATCTAGCCAAACACTGCTCATTTACACCTCCCCAACTGGCAAttctctaaaaacaaaaatcaatagtTAAACATCGATCTTGACAAgaatatcattatttttaataaaggTTTGGCATGTATAATCaaagttctttcaaataatgtttcagatattttataataattttttttagtttcaaaaTATAGTATTTAATCAATACATTGACAATGTTAAATACTACTAGTTAGTATATTTCTCAATATATCTATTTTTCAGTtctgattttgtaaaaaaaaaggccTTTATTATTCACATTTCCATTTCCAATAGTAATaaaactttgtattttttttttatgtaattttgtcCAATATGCACCTTgagttttttaataattttatctaATCTTTTGGGTTATAATATGGTGCAGCTGAACATGATTGTAAACGAGTCACTAAGATTGTACCCACCAACAATTGCGACGATCCGACGGGCTAAAACAGATGTAGATTTGGGAGGGTACAAGATACCACGTGGGACAGAGCTATTGATTCCAATCCTAGCCGTTCATCATGATATAGCAATATGGGGCAATGATGTAAATGAATTCAATCCTGGCCGTTTCTCTGAAGGTGTAGCTAGAGCTGCAAAACATCCAGTGGCATTCATACCTTTTGGCCTTGGTGTGCGCACATGTATAGGACAAAACCTTGCAGTGCTACAAACAAAATTGGCACTTGCAATCATACTGCAGCGTCTTAGTTTCAGGTTGGCCCCTAGTTATCAACATGCACCAACGGTTCTGATGCTACTTTATCCTCAGTATGGTGCACCAATCATATTCAACCAATTGTCCATAGTGGATAACCCAAATCAAGGATCCTCATAGGATCTAGGATATTTCATGTCCCTCCAGATCAATGTCCGTATGTTTGATATCACAATGACTTTGTAAATATTCCGATGAATCAACTGAACAAAATTTCGATGAATCATCGTGATTATGACAAAGTCGTTGTAATATTAAAAATGCAATGCAAGTTTGTGTAGAGTATATATGGTTTGAGTTTAGAGATCAAATGACCCCTCCGTTATGGCTTTcctttattgaaagaaaaaaatctataaagTATATAGATGAGAGATGTGTGATGAGTAAAATTACGGTGGTGCCCTTTCCTTTGTCTGCAGATATTTTATCCcatgtgttttttgtttcttcctCATCAGAACATACTGACTCTAGCATGTgaggtttggtttggttcttgGACAAAAGTGTCTTTTGCCGATTGTAATGTGGTTATTATCATCATAGGAGAGTAAATCAGTAGATGGCTAACAATTTGCTAGACAGGTGCTTTGACTTGTGTATgttgtgtatatttttttgggagatttgtaatttttttttcaatgcatTTTTTGGCCCCTTGATTGTGTAACCAATGGTTGTCTACAACAATTTTCCATTCTTTTTTCTCAGTTTATTTTCGTGTACACAACATCGATAATCTTT harbors:
- the LOC11440638 gene encoding cytochrome P450 734A1, producing the protein MELELLSWLKLVSFSFIFLLCVLKVTVLLWWRPRKIEGYFAKQGIRGPPYHFFIGNVKELVGMMLKASSQPMPNFSHNILPRVLSFYHHWKKIYGGMFLVWFGPTVRLTVSDPDLIREIFTSKSEFYEKNEAPPLVKQLEGDGLLSLKGEKWAHHRKIISPTFHMENLKLLIPVMATSVVEMLEKWSEMSDKGEVEIEVSEWFQTLTEDVITKTAFGSSYQDGKAIFHLQAQQMILAADAFQKIFIPGYRFFPTRKNIKSWKLDKEIKKSLVKLIKRREENLNNGNEERIEKGPKDLLGLMIEASSNNNNTNVTVDDIVEECKSFFFAGKQTTSNLLTWTTILLAMHPQWQVQARDEVLKMCGSRDLPTKDHVVKLKTLNMIVNESLRLYPPTIATIRRAKTDVDLGGYKIPRGTELLIPILAVHHDIAIWGNDVNEFNPGRFSEGVARAAKHPVAFIPFGLGVRTCIGQNLAVLQTKLALAIILQRLSFRLAPSYQHAPTVLMLLYPQYGAPIIFNQLSIVDNPNQGSS